The following DNA comes from Scomber scombrus chromosome 7, fScoSco1.1, whole genome shotgun sequence.
cctgtatactgtagtagtagtagtgtgcgttgaatgtatttatacctctacagcagcaggggcgggtttatgctccggtgtgtaaccgtgctattggttaacaCCACCACGCTACGTAATgcagcagtgattttcagatccgcccattaaatccagacacagaaatcttgaaacacagtttgtgaagcctagctccacaattcaaaactaaatggttgaaatgctttttacaccttttttagaaatacatttatgacatatttaatgtgtttagaagaaaatgtctgaattcactttacacagtctctaacatttaattatcaacttcaacaaaaataacaaatagctCCAACAACTACtctataaatcatttataagccattgataaacatgattttgaGTTTCCCAGTTTtgtaaaatcccttttttgTAAACCACCATAACATTTACTTTATCTCATTCTTTAGAGAGATACGTCCTCTGTGCTTTTTGTGGTGGTACAAGAGTTTCTCTTCAGTCTTTCCTCTTTGTCCTTCCAGAGCTCCCACAGCAACATGTCTGTAAGGAGGAGGATGTTTTCATtgaccagcagctctgtgaccaGGAGAGGAACTCAAGTCTGGACCAAAAGgaaccagagcctccacagattaaagaggaacaagaggagTCAGAGCCTCCACTGATTGAAGAGGAACAAGAGGAGCCAGAGCCTCCACAGATGaaagaggaacaagaggaaccagagcctccaCTGATTGAAGAGGAACATGAGGAGCCAGAGCCTCCACAGATGaaagaggaacaagaggaaccagagccttCAGAGATTAAAGAGGAACTCTGCACCAGTCTTGAGATAGAACAGCAGGTACTGAAGGAGGAGACAGATACCTTGATGTTGACTCCTACTTGTGAGGAAAGTGAAGATCAGACTCTGGACTTGAGTCCTGATGAAACTCAGATTGACAAGTCTACCACTTTAAAGATTCAAAATAATACTTTGACAGGGAAACAGTGTTTTGaatgtgacacttgtgggaaGTCATTTGTGGCCATGGCCAATTTGTGCAAACATCTCAAAGTccatacaggtgagaagccgtataCATGTAACACCTGTGAGAAAAGATTCTCTAAGCTGGACAACTTAAAAGtacacatgagaacacacacaggtgagaagccgtacaATTGCAAAACTTGTGGGGAAAATTTCAGACGTACTCAGCACTTGAGTAgacacatgagaacacacacaggtgagaagccgtatcCATGTAACACTTGTGAAAAAAGATTCTCTCTGCTGGGCacattaaaagtgcacatgagaacacacacaggtgagaagccatacaaatgtaaaacttgTGGGACAAAGTTCAGATATACTCAgcacttgaacacacacatgagaacacacaggtgagaagccatacaaatgtaaaacttgTGGGACAAAGTTCAGATATACTTGTCATTTGAGTAGAAACATGAGTACACATGCAGTGGGAAAAGATTCTGTCTGATGCCAGATTTGAAAAGATCGTTGATGGCAAGTTTTCACCAACATCTTTGTAAATGAATGTCAAATATTCTCCATGAAGAGGTCAGAACATTTTCATGTAAGTTGTACATTGTCAACAACACTGTCAAGTTTTGTTTGTCAGGTTTTTGTTTAAcattaagaaagaaaatcattatGAAACACAATAAACCTCAGTTTCACCTTCAAAGACTGCAGGACTGGCTGTGTAGTGGGGCGTAATCTCATTAATCATCTGGTGTATGCTGATGATTTAGTCGTCGTATCTCCTTACAGTGCTGGATTACAACAACTGCTCAGAATCTGCTCAAATTATGGTATGCAGTATGGCATCAAATTCAATTCTAAAAACAATGTTGTCATGATTGTTAAAACCAAGGAAGATCAGAATGTAATGATATGTGTTTCCATAagttaccactaggtggcagtgTAACCATTGGCGATAGAAGGAACACACCAGGTTGTGAACAAGAAAAGGACATGTTGAAATGAAGTGAACAATAAACAAGCTGGCATAGCTAGCATAATGTTACAAACTggatatgtttatttttaagaattaagaaacattacattaaatgtaGTGAGAACATCATCAGGGCTGAcctgtatgatgatgatgatgatgtgcagCGTCAATGTTACAGAATGTATGCACAAACAAATATGCTGGTACACAAATTTCACATGTGAACGGATGATGTAAAGACCGCTCTTTTTAAAGCATATTGTACTCCACTCTATACAGCCCATCTTTGGGGCAATTAcagcaaagcaaaaatgaaGAAGCTTCAGGTTGCATTCAATGATGAATTTAGAATTCTGCTTAAACTTCCAAGATGGATGAGTGCTagtcacatgtttgtttttaacaatgtcCCTAACTTTAATGCTGTGTTAAGGAAGTTAATGTACAGATTCATGGTTTggttatatgaataaaaaaaatgaagttatgATGGCATTAGCCCAGCCTACACAAGGTGACACAAAATACTCTTCTTGTTTTTGGAAACATTGGAACACATGTCTGTATCTGTTTTAActccatatatatttatactgtctTGTCCTTGtgttgtcttgtgttttatttatctcattaagttttttgttgttgtctacCTACTATCTcattttttgattgattgattagtcgCTCGTTGATTAACTCTCTCAAACGCTGACCTGAAGTCATTGttgcttcaaataaaatgtctccGTGTAATGCAGAGAGATTTCTTCCAAGCACAATAACAAGCAGCTAACGTGTGGTGTAAGACGTTTAAGCTTCCGATAGCAGGCTCGTGTGTCTTTGGTTCCGCTTGAAAATTCTTCCCTCAGTGAGTGTAATTTCTAGATCTTCTCCAGATATGTCCACTACGTTCAAGTATCTCCTGGCAGCGTCCAGCACCATCTTGATTCTTTCCAACTTGTCCTTATACTGCAACAGCACAATTCATGATCATGCCAGGTCTTTTTGCTCTCTCACCATCTCCACATTACCTACAACCATCATGGTCTGGTTACAACAAGCGGAACCAAAGACACACGAGCCTGCTATCGGAAGCTTAACACTGTCACACTACACGTGGGTACTTGGTATTGTGTTTGGAAGAAGTCTCTCTGCATTACACggagacattttatttgaagcaaCAATGACTTCAGCTCAGCGTTTGAGAGAGTTAATCAACGAGCgactaactgctgctgctgaagaaataTTCCGAGattttcaaacaactatctCAGAGTACGAAGAAGAGATCAACCGTCAGCGCAGACTGCTGGATATCGTTTGGAAACCTGAAATAAAGTTACACAGAATAGGTCTGtaaaactttaattattttaaaataaactacaacagTCAGCTTAATATACCACCGCAGTGGGTAAAATATGTAGGTTCAGTTAATGCTCGGGTTTCTACAACACTGAAGTCAGTTTCTGTTTGGGAGTTAAGGGGAAAGTTAAGGAAACATAAATACTGATATTTAGCGGCtgattctctgtttttttcataacttaagtttgagaaaaaaagtgttggtaGCAAAAGTTTTAACACGGTGTATAAACTGCTTATGAGCATTGATTAATGGCTCAATtgatttttaataaatcattcattACTACTGTAGTGGCGATTTGtcctcaaataaataaactcaattCAAATGGCTACTGAGGCACCTCGGGAATGAATCTTAGGCAGGGGGAAAAGATGCATTGTCCAGGTAAGCATAGCGtttctttagtttattttactatttttgcAAGCAAACAAAGAAGAATGGCGTCTCTCTTGCTCTGGTAAACAGCTGTATGCCCTTCCCGGTGCCTGCTGCTCCTCTACCTGTAGCCTACCTATAGAAATACATTCACCTCTGTGCTCCAAGCTGCCCAAGTGCCCTGAAACAAAAGCATTAACGAGTACTCAAACTaactaaaataatactaatataataatcaaatgaattaagctatattcttcaaaacaaacagccaCGTGTACAtacattaaagtctgtgtaatgtaaaaataaatatgtgttatgattttgacataccacagaaaagtgtgttgttaaccaccatgccaaatttgaatgattaaaaaaatcgccaaatatatgaaattaggcttcaaagttgtgtaatagtctgcctatttctcttctccctaaCGCTGTGGGGGTGCCCGCCAAGTCCGCTGAAActccgccccctaccaagtgtcacctgtcaatcaaagtcaccacctctaccagaaacatggacacttggtctgagagctttctgctgctaactcagctgctagctcggcggctagctcagctaactggctacctgtatactgtagtagtagtagtagtgtgcgctgaatgtatttatacctctacagcagcaggggcgggtttatgctccggtgtgtgaCCATGCTATTGGTTAACACTGCTGCGCTACGTAACgcagcagtgattttcagacccgctcattaaatccagacacagaaatcttgaaacacagtttgtgaagcctagctccacaattcaaatctaatggttgaaatgctctttacaccttttttagaaatacatttatgacatatttaatgtgtttagaagaaaatgtctgaattcactttacacagtctttaacatttaattatcaacttcaacaaaaataacaaatagctCCAACAACTACtctataaatcatttataagccattgataaacatgattttgaGTTGCCCAGTTTTGAAAAATCCCTTTTTTGTAAACCACCATAACATTTACTTTATCTCATTCTTTAGAGAGATACGTCCTCTGTGCTTTTTGTGGTGGTACAAGAGTTTCTCTTCAGTCTTTCCTCTTTGTCCTTCCAGAGCTCCCACAGCAACATGtctatgaggaggaggaggttctcactgaccagcagctctgtgaccaGGAGAGGAACTCAAGTCTGGAccaagaggaaccagagcctccacagattaaagaggaaccagaggaaccagagcctccacagattaaagtggaacaagaggaaccagagcTTCCACTGTTtcaagaggaaccagagcctccaCTGATTgaagaggaacaagaggaaccagagcctccaCTGATtcaagaggaaccagagcctccaCTGATTGAAGAGGAACACgaggaaccagagcctccacagattaatgaggaacaagaggaaccagagcctccaCTGATTgaagaggaacaagaggaaccaGAGGCTTCAGAGATTAAAGAGGAACTCTGCACCAGTCTGGAGGGAGAACAGCTGGTACTGAAGGAGACAGAAACCTTGAAGTGGACTCCTACTTGTGAGGAAAGTGAAGATCAGACTCTGGACTTGAATCCTGATGAAACTCAGATTGACAAGTCTACCACTTTAAAGATTCACAAAAATACTTTGACAGGGAAACAGTGTTTTGaatgtgacacttgtgggaaaTCATTTGTGGTCAAGGCCTATTTGTGCAGACATCTCAAAGTccatacaggtgagaagccgtatacatgtgacacttgtgggaaaAGATTCTCTAAGCTGACCAACTTAAAAGTCCACATGAGAGTccatacaggtgagaagccgtataCATGTAACACCTGTGGGAAAAGATTCTCTAATCTAGACAATTTAAAAGTGCACATGAGAGTGCATACAGGTGAGAAGCCTTATCCATGTAACACTTGTAAGAAGAGATTCTCTCTGCTGGGCacattaaaagtgcacatgagaacacacacaggtgagaagccataCAATTGCAAAATTTGTGGGAAAAAGTTCACACGTACTCAGCACATGAAGACTCAcataagaacacacacaggtgagaagccgtatccatgtaacacttgtgagaaaAGATTCTCTATGCTGGGCacattaaaagtgcacatgagaacacacacaggtgagaagccataCAATTGCAAAACTTGTGGAGAAAATTTCAGACGTACTCAGCACTTGAAGActcacatgagaacacacacaggtgagaagccgtatccatgtaacacttgtgagaaaAGATTCTCTAAGCAGGACAGCTTAAAAGTGCACATGAGAGTCCATACAGGTGAGAAACCGTATCCATGTAACACTTGTGAAAAAAGATTCTCTCTGCTGGGCacattaaaagtgcacatgagaacacacaggtgagaagccatacaaatgtaaaacttgTGGGACAAAGTTCAGATATACTTGTCATTTGAGTAGAAACATGAGTACACACGAAGTGGGAAAAGATTCTGTCTGATGCCAGATTTGAAAAGATCGTTGATGGCAAGTTTTCACCAACATCTTTGTAAATTAATGTCAAATATTCTCCATGAAGAGGTCAGAACATTTTCATGTAAGTTGTACATTGTCAATAATGCTGTCAAGTTTTGTTTGTCAGGTTTTTGTTTAACATTAAGAAAGAAAGTCATTATGAAACACAATAAACCTCAGTTTCACCTTCAAAGACTGCAGGACTGGCTGTGTAGTGGGGAGTAATCTCATTAATCATCTGGTGTATGCTGATGATTTAGTCGTCGTATCTCCTTACAGTGCTGGATTACAACAACTGCTCAGAATCTGCTGAAATTATGGTATGCAGTATGGCATCAAATCCAATTCTAAAAACAATGTTGTCATGATTGTTAAAACCAAGGAAGATCAGAATGTAATGATAGGTGTTTCCATAagttaccactaggtggcagtgTAACCATTGGCGATAGTAGGAACACATCAGGTTGTGAACAAGAAAAGGACATGTTGAAATGAAGTGAACAATAAACAAGCTGGCATAGCTAGCATAATGTTACAAACTggatatgtttatttttaagaattaagaaacattacattaaatgtaGTGAGCACATCATCAGGGCTGAcctggatgatgatgatgtgcagCGTCAATGTTACAGAATGTATGCACAAACAAATATGCTGGTACACAAATTTCACATGTGAACGGATGATGTAAAGACCGCTCTTTTTAAAGCATATTGTACTCCACTCTATACAGCCCATCTTTGGGGCAATTAcagcaaagcaaaaatgaaGAAGCTTCAGGTTGCATTCAATGATGAATTTAGAATTCTGCTTAAACTTCCAAGATGGACGAGTGCTagtcacatgtttgtttttaacaatgtcCCTAACTTTAATGCTCTGTTAAGGAAGTTAATGTACAGATTCATGGTTTggttatatgaataaaaaaaatgaagttatgATGGCATTAGCCCAGCCTACACAAGGTGACACAAAATACTCTTCTTGTTTTTGGAAACATTGGAACACATGTCTATCTGTTTTAActccatatatatttatactgtctTGTCCTTGtgttgtcttgtgttttatttatcttattacgttttttgttgttgttgacctACTATCTCATTTTACATTAAACTGGCTAATTAATGACCTTAATAAccacaaatacatataaataataaaacagtaaagcaCATACTGTGGCTGCAttgacaaatacataaaaatgatcaaactaaCTTAAATGCATTGAACTgatcaacaaaaacattacataacCATAGCAACATGCCTATATTTCATCTCTCCCTGACACAAATCTGTCAATTATATGAACCTGCATTATCTAGAGCAACACTTGCTCTCCACACTGTCGGCAatgaaaacaatacataaacataacatatgCATAGACTCGGTCCAAACCCGGTGTTTGAACACTTTTAAAACTGTCAAGTGTGACCAAATGTTCTTCCAACGTCTAAGCAGTATGCTGAGcaattttaagttgtttttcacattattttacataCCAGTGGAGCAGTAAGCAACAAACACGGTTTCAGCAGTGTGCGACTACCTCGAGCACCACTTTATTCTGTCTCCGGTCTGTAGTCAGGGGTACTTGGCTCCTGTGGGAGTAACATGGGCTTGAGTTAGAGGTTTCTTACTGAACCTGGTATCACAGTGCCACCTATGGTCACAAAATGGAATAACAACAATATGTAATGTTTGGGAAGCGTAACactggttttaatgtttcagtCATTCACTGTTGGTTTCCTACATGTTCTCATTGGGCctgatgcaagaaccactcgtacgcacagattctttcttaaaccatgcgtacgagtgatttacgaggatttgccgcattcaccaatgttctcgtattttggattttctcttaggtacgaagaACATTtacgagtggtgcagacctgtcgtacctgtcaatcacaaccaacctgcagtcctccaaagcaataaaacatgactgttactgtctaattgtctaattgCAGcgtgccaacgatatcatgtctttaGGGGGAACTCAAATTTCTCCGGGGGGGGGAATCATATATTATAAGCAACATATGATAATCGCATATGataaacacataacacctccacacgggtatcaagaccaaacaacactgtatgatacaatCTAGCCAAGCACGATACGGTAGCTATATATACTCTACAGAGTGATGTAACCTGCtgtagtttatcagcacaaaacacacagaggggtcgagctgttgaactgttaccctcatctccaacttcttctgccggcttgccctgcgttgtcatcccgggtgttagcaggtctgtgctgacagcaatccagcagcagttgagcttcagaatcaactgacttggattttctttttaacatcactgtatgctgactaccacttaacagagaaatgaataatgtcgatccgcaggctgagtgtatattatattgtcagtattttagagacccctgagtaatgggtgtgaactacaggggatatAGGCAGTGAgcaagtgtatactatgtcccgttcattaaattgcacttctgaatccataatcatgatgacatgactctgtttgtaaaattattaggctatttagtattaAGAAGTAACAAtgtaggtagatatatcagtcatttaaattgacaattgaaaccatgatataatgcaagcgtacaatataaatattagcggccgaaactacaacgcgacttgtccacagcttcttttccacaatataaactgactatttattaataactgttattcatttaattgaaatattgcttattgaagtaatagtttaactccctggctgatgacatcccctggcataattcatgttcagtcatttttgtttttatttctgtgacggtgcaacagctgagacagcgttcacagcacgagtcatttttcctctttctttgtctttctcaggacctttaattccaccactaacactaaataataaaatgtgtttctgttgatctatttctgtctcagagctcgtaaagttcttattcttagtctttagtgccattttcatgaatggagcttctccacaacctgccggtcgtctgaccgtatatggtattttgggggcgttattcatgttaatttactattctcgggaacgcgcgttcatttataacaggtgggattcatcatgtttacgaaagtcatttacgactgtttcctggtgatacgagtgtctggtgaatccgacgtggctcactcgtaaattccacctcacgaaaaaagtacgacagatttaagaagaaaaatacgaacatattcttgcatctggcccagtGTATCGCTCCTCTGTCTGAAGCATCATGCTCTCTGCCATTCATCTTATTCCACTACAAAGGGACTCGAGTCTGTCCAGGTTGAATTTTATCCTCCATCAGTGAGTTCATTCAGTTTGTGCACCTAATCTACTTCATGTCTTGGTTCTTTCCAAAACTCCAGTAGGGAATCACAGGCAGTTCTATATGACATAAGAGAAACTATGCATtgtttgaaatatatttttcctATATCCTAGAGAATTATTTTCTTCCAACAATAAGAAACTACCACCAAGATGTTTGTCAAGGGGTGCCTGAAATGTGTATAAAAccatacatttacagtatgcagAAATGTACATGAACTAACTTTTTACTGGCTGTGTTCTCAACAGAATGTAGCGGCCCTCAGGCCTGGTGAGCAGGAGCCTTTATGCCATTCTTGTTACCTGATCAGTGTTGACCCAGCTCTCCACCCCATTTACCCCTGGCCTCATCCTAAAACCCACCCCAAACACCACTAACAGAACAGAGGtttactttgtttctcttttaatgttgatcaaaaaaccctgaaaacaaAACTTGACAGCGTTCTTGacaatgtattataataataagaatgaattttattaataaagcactttacatttccaaagcaaaactcaaagtgctacaacacaaacataacaaaaaacattagaaaagaatttttaaaaaaagaactgatgATGATGGGTTTGGTTTGGGTGGTTGGTAAATGAGACAAATTGTCATGGGGAAAGGGGGCTCACATTTAAATGCCAGGCATTCAAAAGAACACCGTTCAGTCAGGGGCAGAGGGAATAAATCCAGCTCACTGCGATAGATGAGGGACAgacttctcacctgtgtgtcttCTCATGTGAGTCTTCAAGTGATGACTACGTCTGAACTTTTCCCCACAAGTGTCACATGTAtatggcttctcacctgtgtgacGGCCCTGGGCCTCCATGGTAGAGGGGATGGTCTGCCTTGCCTTCTACTCCTGTTTTTCGCTCTTCCCCTAgatggtctggtccctccctcctcatccagTGATTGAGATCACCTGTTGGGAGCCTTTTTAAATCCTGGATTTCCAAGatgtcactctctcactctctggctccttatttttggttttgttcGTTTGATTGTGTTAAGAAGTAGTCTTGGTTCATGTTATTTTCAatgttaaaactattgtttgattcaattttgttaactttaataaattactttcatttgagctcGTGCCATGTGGTCCtccctgctttgttgtgctctCAAACAAGCTGGGCATAACAAGTGGGGGCTCGTGTAGTTGGAACCTCGGAAATGTTATAGTTTCTAATGAGTTTGAGCATTTGGCTTTGGTTAGGAGGCCCACCGGAGTGGTTCATTTTGTTTAGGTGGAACAGGTAGATGTTGAGACTGCTTTAGTTTTCCATGGTGTTAAACTGCATGTGATCGGTGTAGCCAAGAGAATGGTAAGTCTGGGTTATGCGTTACGTAGCTGTGGGATGGTTGTAGCTgggctttttttctgtctggcaGGAGCATTTTCTTGTGTCCCCCAGGTAGGCTGTAGCAGCAGTTATCTCACAAGGAGAAGctgttggtttgttgttttcagggctgtttgttatttttgtgtgttgtccGTGTGGCTGGCAGCATTTCGCTCGGGAGCACCCCTAAGTATTGGCTGGGGGCAATCTGCCTTCCCCAATACAGACGGTTTGTAGGTGCATAAATACCCACCGCCAGTACACACATGAAGACTAGGGAGCAGTTAGTAAGTTTGGGCTAGGCAGTTAGGAGGGGGCGCTCCTATCACTCATCATCCCTGCGGTTGTGTGCTGTGTGACTCAGGCTGCCTTGTGGTTGCTTTTTGAATAGGTTCAGGTATTTAACTCGGCTGGATGTATTTTTGATAGGGTTAATGATGGACACTGACCATAGTAATCCGTTGGTCTCTGAGTTTTTGAAAAGACCAGCTCGCAGTACATTAGCTCAGTTTGGAAAGGAAGATCTACATGACTTGGCTACATCGTTGGGATGGTCAAACTGTTCAGGTGCCAGGGAAGGTAGCGCTAAGGGACATCGTGGAAGGGTTAGCGGTGTCTGCCAAGCTTTTGGAggtggttttgtttgtttgattgtgttaagaagtagccttggttcatgttattttcaatgttaaaactattgtttgattaaattttgttaactttaataaattactttcatttgagctcttgccgtgtggtcctccctgctttgttgtgctctcaaacgagctgggcataacacctgtgtgttctcatgtgtgCTTTTAATGCACCCAGCATAGAGAATTTGTGTCACATGTATgtggcttctcacctgtgtgggtTCTGAGATGTCTGTGCAAAGTGTCCCTTACCATAAATGATTTTccacaagtgtcacatttaaaacactgtttctCTGTATTACTCTGTATCTTTAAAGTGGTAGACTTGTCTTCAGTGTTATTTTTTCTACTGTGTCTCTTCTTTGGTTCTGCATTTCTAGTTGATCCTGAGTCTCCGTGTTGGCCTCTTTTGTGATCTTGGTTCTCAGCTATGTGAGAGTTGTGAGAGAGGACCTGGTTGTAATCGTTTGGGTCTGGATCCACAGAGCTTTTAACTGACATTCTGTGCGTGCGATGACGTCATCGCACGGCACAGGACCTCACGCACGGAGCCTGCCACAGCTGTTCCCCTTCTGAGCCTGGGCACTTCGCAACCCATGCCAGCTCTCACCGAACCAGAGCCGTTTTGTTCCTCCGCTCGCCAGCAATATTCACTACCATCCCGTGCACATGCATCCCGTCatccccctctcttttctcctcaggTTTCTACATTTTCTGTCCATCCTCCAGCAGCCTCCGCGGCTCCACCCCCGACGGCTCCCACACTGGCTGTTCCCGGCCCCGGGGGTGTTTCTGGTCAACCACCCGTATTTCCtgctctttcttcctttccccaCCCCTACCCTTACCCCCCCTTCCCCATATCCAAAAAGTGCCTTATTTTTCTCAGGTTGCCACTAACCCACTTCTTCCCTCTACAGCAGGTTATGGTACTGTTCCCTGTTACATTCTTCCACCTCATAGCTATACTCTCACCACCGCCTTGCCTCCAGCCCGCGCAGCCACACCCGCCCAACCTTCCCCCGTTCCCACCGCACTTAAGCAACAAATCCTAGCTGGTAATTATGTTGACCTTGCACTTGTCCTTCTCCCCTCCACGAGCACTTCCCACCTCCCCAGGGAGCTGCAAACTTCTATAGGCCCCGTAGAACTAAAACAACCTTCGTCCCGCTCTAAGGAGCTCACTCCCACAGAATTCGCGttcactttttcattattttgtgatgTCCTCTGTTCATCTTTCCCTGACCGCAGGTCAGAGCTGGACGAA
Coding sequences within:
- the LOC133984002 gene encoding LOW QUALITY PROTEIN: zinc finger protein 260-like (The sequence of the model RefSeq protein was modified relative to this genomic sequence to represent the inferred CDS: inserted 2 bases in 1 codon); protein product: MTSAQRLRELINERLTAAAEEIFRDFQTTISEYEEEINRQRRLLDIVWKPEIKLHRIELPQQHVYEEEEVLTDQQLCDQERNSSLDQEEPEPPQIKEEPEEPEPPLIEEEQEEPEPPLIQEEPEPPLIEEEHEEPEPPQINEEQEEPEPPLIEEEQEEPEASEIKEELCTSLEGEQLVLKETETLKWTPTCEESEDQTLDLNPDETQIDKSTTLKIHKNTLTGKQCFECDTCGKSFVVKAYLCRHLKVHTGEKPYTCDTCGKRFSKLTNLKVHMRVHTGEKPYTCNTCGKRFSNLDNLKVHMRVHTGEKPYPCNTCKKRFSLLGTLKVHMRTHTGEKPYNCKICGKKFTRTQHMKTHIRTHTGEKPYPCNTCEKRFSMLGTLKVHMRTHTGEKPYNCKTCGENFRRTQHLKTHMRTHTGEKPYPCNTCEKRFSKQDSLKVHMRVHTGEKPYPCNTCEKRFSLLGTLKVHMRXHTGEKPYKCKTCGTKFRYTCHLSRNMSTHEVGKDSV